One part of the Oncorhynchus clarkii lewisi isolate Uvic-CL-2024 chromosome 7, UVic_Ocla_1.0, whole genome shotgun sequence genome encodes these proteins:
- the LOC139413607 gene encoding cyclin-dependent kinase 2 produces MESFQKVEKIGEGTYGVVYKAKNKVTGETVALKKIRLDTETEGVPSTAIREISLLKELSHPNIVELRDVIHTENKLYLVFEFLHQDLKKFMDSSSVSGIALPLVKSYLFQLLQGLAFCHSHRVLHRDLKPQNLLINAQGEIKLADFGLARAFGVPVRTYTHEVVTLWYRAPEILLGCKYYSTAVDIWSLGCIFAEMITRRALFPGDSEIDQLFRIFRTMGTPDEAAWPGVTSMPDYKPSFPKWARQELSKVVPPLDDDGRELLGQMLAYDPNKRISAKNALVHRFFRDVTMPMPHLRL; encoded by the exons ATGGAATCATTTCAGAAAGTGGAAAAGATTGGAGAAGGGACGTACGGAGTGGTGTACAAGGCAAAGAACAAAGTCACTGGAGAGACCGTTGCCCTCAAGAAAATCAGACTAGACAC GGAAACAGAGGGAGTACCAAGCACTGCCATCCGAGAGATATCACTCCTCAAAGAGCTCAGCCACCCAAATATTGTTGA GCTCCGTGATGTCATCCACACAGAGAACAAACTGTACCTGGTTTTTGAGTTCCTACATCAGGACCTCAAGAAGTTCATggactcctcctctgtctctggtATCGCTTTGCCACTTGTCAAG AGTTACCTGTTCCAGCTGCTACAGGGCCTGGCCTTCTGTCACTCCCACAGGGTTCTCCATCGGGACCTGAAGCCCCAGAACCTGCTCATCAATGCCCAGGGGGAGATCAAGCTTGCTGACTTCGGCCTGGCTAGGGCCTTCGGGGTGCCTGTCCGCACCTACACTCATGAG GTGGTAACTCTATGGTACCGAGCTCCAGAAATTCTCTTGGGCTGCAAATACTACTCTACAGCTGTTGACATCTGGAGTTTGGGTTGCATCTTTGCTGAAATG ATCACTAGGAGGGCCTTGTTTCCAGGTGACTCCGAGATCGATCAGCTGTTCCGAATCTTCCGTACCATGGGTACTCCGGATGAGGCGGCCTGGCCAGGAGTCACCTCCATGCCCGACTACAAGCCCTCCTTCCCAAAGTGGGCCCGGCAGGAGCTGTCCAAAGTGGTGCCCCCTCTGGATGATGACGGGAGAGAGCTTCTTGGG caaatgCTGGCCTATGACCCAAACAAGAGGATATCTGCAAAAAATGCCCTTGTCCATCGGTTCTTCCGTGACGTCACCATGCCAATGCCACACCTACGACTCTGA